The Cellulomonas sp. S1-8 genome has a window encoding:
- a CDS encoding cellulose binding domain-containing protein codes for MSRTRSRTAAWVATVALVAAGAIAVASTPAQAVQTITNIAYAPAEPQGSRGHLMDLYVPDGAGPWPLVVWSTGSAWTSDDGKSGASAIAQQLNPRGIAVAGVSVRSSSQAKFPAQVHDVKAAIRFLRAYADRYRLDPDRFASMGDSSGGWVAAMAALTGGVESLEGQVGLYGVSSDVQAGVDFFAPTDFSRIKEQGGMFDHDSINAPEGQLLGCATPTCPDKVRQANPLTYADPSDPPMLLLHGRADNVVPHAQTEILYEALKAACVDTRFFSVPGAGHSHADVTSASRYGQQTVRTTTDCRETVTQGTPNPSWDTIAAFLKDAWADAEPTPTPTPTPTPTPTPTFTPTPTPTPTVTPTPTPTPTPTPTPTVSPTPTVSPTPTPTPTPTQGTGTGCTAAYRLANSWPNGFVADVTVTAGSSAINGWRVTVTLPSGTATQVWNGQSSGGAGMTVTNAAWNGRVDAGRSTTFGFQGTGNGAGATVTCAAS; via the coding sequence ATGTCGAGGACACGCAGCAGGACAGCAGCCTGGGTCGCCACGGTCGCACTGGTCGCGGCGGGTGCGATCGCCGTGGCGAGCACCCCCGCGCAGGCCGTCCAGACCATCACCAACATCGCCTACGCCCCGGCGGAGCCGCAGGGCAGCCGCGGTCACCTCATGGACCTGTACGTGCCCGACGGCGCGGGCCCCTGGCCGCTCGTCGTGTGGTCGACGGGGTCGGCCTGGACGTCGGACGACGGGAAGTCCGGGGCGAGCGCCATCGCCCAGCAGCTCAACCCCCGCGGCATCGCCGTCGCCGGCGTCAGCGTGCGGTCCAGCTCGCAGGCGAAGTTCCCCGCGCAGGTGCACGACGTCAAGGCGGCGATCCGGTTCCTGCGCGCCTACGCCGACAGGTACCGCCTGGACCCGGACCGCTTCGCCTCCATGGGCGACTCCTCGGGCGGCTGGGTGGCCGCGATGGCTGCCCTGACCGGCGGCGTCGAGTCCCTCGAGGGGCAGGTCGGCCTCTACGGGGTCTCGAGCGACGTCCAGGCGGGCGTCGACTTCTTCGCTCCCACCGACTTCTCGCGGATCAAGGAGCAGGGCGGGATGTTCGACCACGACAGCATCAACGCCCCCGAGGGCCAGCTGCTCGGCTGCGCGACCCCGACCTGCCCGGACAAGGTCCGGCAGGCCAACCCGCTGACCTACGCGGACCCCTCCGACCCGCCGATGCTGCTGCTGCACGGCCGCGCCGACAACGTCGTCCCCCACGCCCAGACGGAGATCCTCTACGAGGCGCTCAAGGCCGCGTGCGTCGACACCCGGTTCTTCTCCGTGCCCGGCGCCGGGCACAGCCACGCCGACGTCACGAGCGCGTCGCGCTACGGGCAGCAGACGGTCCGCACGACCACGGACTGCCGGGAGACGGTCACGCAGGGCACGCCGAACCCCAGCTGGGACACCATCGCGGCCTTCCTGAAGGACGCGTGGGCGGACGCCGAGCCGACGCCCACGCCCACGCCGACGCCGACCCCCACCCCCACGCCGACGTTCACCCCGACGCCCACGCCCACGCCGACCGTGACCCCGACCCCGACCCCGACGCCGACCCCGACGCCGACGCCGACGGTCTCCCCCACGCCGACCGTGAGCCCCACGCCCACCCCCACCCCGACGCCCACCCAGGGCACGGGCACCGGGTGCACGGCCGCGTACCGGCTGGCGAACAGCTGGCCCAACGGGTTCGTCGCGGACGTGACGGTCACGGCCGGCAGCAGCGCGATCAACGGCTGGCGCGTCACCGTGACCCTGCCCTCGGGGACCGCCACGCAGGTGTGGAACGGGCAGTCGTCGGGCGGCGCGGGCATGACCGTGACGAACGCCGCCTGGAACGGGCGCGTCGACGCCGGCCGGAGCACGACGTTCGGCTTCCAGGGCACCGGGAACGGTGCCGGTGCGACGGTGACGTGCGCGGCGTCCTGA
- a CDS encoding aminotransferase class I/II-fold pyridoxal phosphate-dependent enzyme, with the protein MSPQELAALVSDRSPRGIAATIARLVHTGDLMPGTRLPTVRQLAGALGVSPATVGSAWQTLASAGLVISRGRAGTSVLPGPASRLPPHYRDLADVPAARLDLAAGTPDPELLPDLAPALARVAARGLDARTTGYLDDPVIPDLERLLRTSWPFLPQRLTVVDGAVDAISRVLEQVVGFGGRVAVEDPGFPPVLDLLDHLGLERVPVPLDACGPRPDALAAAVRSGARVVLLQPRAQNPTGISTTPTRARELAAVLRPVAGQVWVVEDDHSGEIASSRDVSLGALLPDRVVHVRSYSKSHGPDLRIAAVGGPAVVLDGLVARRMLGPGWTSRLLQRVLTDLLTDAHAVEAVAHARRVYHGRRRALSAALARHGLHVPPGDGINMWVPVHDEPTALVRLEAAGVRVARGRPFFCDPTGAGGFVRVTVGVLRPEDTEAVATALAAAAAP; encoded by the coding sequence ATGTCCCCGCAGGAGCTGGCCGCCCTCGTCTCCGACCGGTCCCCGCGCGGGATCGCCGCGACCATCGCGCGGCTCGTCCACACCGGTGACCTCATGCCCGGCACGCGGCTGCCGACCGTCCGTCAGCTCGCCGGTGCGCTCGGCGTCAGCCCGGCGACCGTCGGGTCCGCGTGGCAGACGCTCGCCTCCGCCGGACTGGTGATCTCCCGCGGCCGCGCGGGGACGTCGGTGCTGCCGGGCCCGGCCAGCCGGCTGCCGCCGCACTACCGCGACCTGGCCGACGTCCCGGCCGCACGCCTCGACCTCGCCGCCGGCACGCCCGACCCCGAGCTGCTCCCGGACCTGGCGCCCGCCCTGGCCCGCGTGGCCGCACGCGGGCTCGACGCGCGGACGACCGGCTACCTCGACGACCCCGTGATCCCCGACCTCGAGCGGCTGCTGCGCACGTCGTGGCCGTTCCTGCCGCAGCGCCTCACGGTCGTCGACGGCGCCGTCGACGCGATCAGCCGGGTCCTGGAGCAGGTCGTGGGTTTCGGCGGGCGCGTCGCCGTCGAGGATCCCGGGTTCCCCCCCGTCCTGGACCTGCTCGACCACCTCGGCCTCGAACGCGTCCCCGTGCCCCTCGACGCCTGCGGGCCACGGCCGGACGCGCTGGCCGCAGCCGTCCGGTCCGGTGCCCGCGTCGTGCTGCTCCAGCCCCGCGCGCAGAACCCCACCGGGATCAGCACGACGCCGACGCGGGCGCGCGAGCTCGCGGCGGTGCTGCGCCCCGTCGCCGGGCAGGTGTGGGTGGTCGAGGACGACCACTCGGGTGAGATCGCGTCGTCGCGGGACGTGAGCCTCGGTGCGCTGCTGCCCGACCGCGTCGTGCACGTGCGCTCGTACTCCAAGTCCCACGGCCCCGACCTGCGCATCGCGGCCGTGGGCGGGCCGGCGGTCGTGCTGGACGGGCTCGTCGCCCGTCGGATGCTGGGGCCGGGCTGGACGAGCCGGCTGCTGCAGCGCGTGCTCACGGACCTGCTGACCGACGCGCACGCCGTGGAGGCGGTCGCGCACGCCCGCCGCGTCTACCACGGTCGCCGCCGCGCGCTGAGCGCCGCCCTCGCCCGGCACGGCCTGCACGTGCCGCCCGGGGACGGCATCAACATGTGGGTCCCGGTGCACGACGAGCCGACGGCGCTCGTGCGGCTCGAGGCCGCGGGCGTCCGGGTCGCGCGCGGTCGACCGTTCTTCTGCGACCCGACCGGGGCGGGCGGGTTCGTGCGCGTCACCGTCGGGGTGCTGCGCCCCGAGGACACCGAGGCGGTCGCCACCGCCCTGGCCGCGGCCGCGGCTCCCTGA
- a CDS encoding nitrilase-related carbon-nitrogen hydrolase, which yields MTVVRVAFTQATWTGDKESMIALHEGWTREAASAGAQVICFQELFYGPYFGITQDTAYYDYAEPVPGPTTRRFSALAAELGIVVVLPIYEEDQPGVLYNTAVVIDADGTVLGTYRKHHIPHLPKFWEKFYFRPGNLGYPVFDTAAGRIGVTICYDRHFPEGWRVLALNGAQIVFNPNATAPGISNRLWEIEQPAAAVANGYFVVANNRVGLEDNEYGDEAVSFYGSSYAVGPDGRYVGEVGSSTENQLLLRDLDLDQIREVRERWQFFRDRRPDAYGPIVAP from the coding sequence ATGACCGTCGTGCGCGTCGCCTTCACCCAGGCCACCTGGACGGGGGACAAGGAGTCGATGATCGCGCTGCACGAGGGCTGGACCCGCGAGGCGGCGTCCGCCGGCGCCCAGGTGATCTGCTTCCAGGAGCTCTTCTACGGCCCGTACTTCGGCATCACGCAGGACACCGCGTACTACGACTACGCCGAGCCCGTCCCCGGCCCCACGACGCGGCGCTTCAGCGCGCTGGCCGCCGAGCTGGGCATCGTCGTCGTCCTGCCGATCTACGAGGAGGACCAGCCGGGCGTCCTGTACAACACGGCCGTCGTCATCGACGCGGACGGCACGGTCCTGGGCACGTACCGCAAGCACCACATCCCGCACCTGCCCAAGTTCTGGGAGAAGTTCTACTTCCGCCCCGGCAACCTCGGGTACCCCGTGTTCGACACGGCCGCGGGCCGGATCGGCGTCACCATCTGCTACGACCGGCACTTCCCCGAGGGGTGGCGCGTGCTCGCGCTGAACGGCGCGCAGATCGTGTTCAACCCCAACGCCACCGCCCCCGGCATCTCCAACAGGCTGTGGGAGATCGAGCAGCCCGCCGCCGCCGTGGCCAACGGGTACTTCGTCGTCGCCAACAACCGCGTCGGGCTCGAGGACAACGAGTACGGCGACGAGGCCGTGAGCTTCTACGGCTCGTCGTACGCCGTGGGACCGGACGGCAGGTACGTGGGCGAGGTCGGCTCCTCGACCGAGAACCAGCTGCTGCTGCGCGACCTGGACCTCGACCAGATCCGCGAGGTGCGCGAGCGCTGGCAGTTCTTCCGCGACCGTCGCCCCGACGCGTACGGCCCGATCGTCGCCCCCTGA
- the hydA gene encoding dihydropyrimidinase, whose translation MATTLIRGGTVVSATGRGAADVLVDGETIAAVLAPGSTLLGHDLAAAVDHVVDATGRYVVPGGVDAHTHMELPFGGTAASDTFETGTRAAAWGGTTTIIDFAVQRAGERVQDGLAAWHAKAAGSCAVDYGFHQIIGGVDDDSLAAMAWLVDEGISSYKLFMAYPGVFYADDAQILRAMQRAADLGLLTMMHAENGPAIDVLAAQLVEQGRTDPYFHGIARAWQLEEEATHRAIMLADVTHAPLYVVHVSAKQAVAQLAWARDEGRNVFGETCPQYLYLSLEEQLGAPGFEGAKWVCSTPLRSRAEGHQDHMWRALRTNDIQMVSTDHCPFCFKGQKELGVDDFRAIPNGIGSVEHRMDLMYQGVVTGEITLERWVEITSTTPARMFGLYGRKGVIAPGADADVVVYDPAGHTSLGYGATHHMNMDHSAWEGFEIDGHVDLVMSRGRVLVDADGYHGRPGHGRYLRRDLSQYLV comes from the coding sequence ATGGCCACCACCCTGATCCGCGGCGGCACGGTCGTCTCGGCGACCGGTCGCGGCGCGGCCGACGTCCTGGTCGACGGCGAGACGATCGCCGCCGTCCTGGCGCCCGGCTCGACGCTCCTGGGCCACGACCTCGCGGCAGCGGTCGACCACGTCGTCGACGCCACGGGCCGGTACGTCGTGCCCGGCGGGGTGGACGCCCACACGCACATGGAGCTGCCCTTCGGCGGGACCGCCGCGTCCGACACGTTCGAGACCGGCACCCGCGCCGCCGCGTGGGGCGGCACGACGACGATCATCGACTTCGCGGTGCAGCGCGCCGGCGAGCGCGTCCAGGACGGGCTCGCGGCGTGGCACGCGAAGGCGGCGGGCAGCTGCGCCGTCGACTACGGGTTCCACCAGATCATCGGCGGCGTCGACGACGACTCCCTCGCGGCCATGGCGTGGCTCGTCGACGAGGGCATCTCCAGCTACAAGCTCTTCATGGCCTACCCCGGCGTCTTCTACGCCGACGACGCCCAGATCCTGCGGGCCATGCAGAGAGCCGCCGACCTCGGCCTGCTCACGATGATGCACGCCGAGAACGGGCCCGCGATCGACGTGCTCGCCGCCCAGCTCGTCGAGCAGGGGAGGACCGACCCGTACTTCCACGGAATCGCGCGCGCCTGGCAGCTCGAGGAGGAGGCCACGCACCGCGCGATCATGCTGGCCGACGTCACGCACGCACCCCTCTACGTCGTGCACGTGTCCGCCAAGCAGGCCGTCGCGCAGCTCGCCTGGGCCCGCGACGAGGGCAGGAACGTCTTCGGCGAGACCTGCCCGCAGTACCTGTACCTCTCGCTCGAGGAGCAGCTCGGGGCGCCCGGCTTCGAGGGGGCCAAGTGGGTGTGCTCGACCCCGCTGCGCTCGCGCGCCGAGGGCCACCAGGACCACATGTGGCGCGCGCTGCGCACCAACGACATCCAGATGGTCTCGACCGACCACTGCCCGTTCTGCTTCAAGGGGCAGAAGGAGCTGGGGGTCGACGACTTCCGGGCCATCCCCAACGGCATCGGCTCGGTCGAGCACCGCATGGACCTCATGTACCAGGGCGTGGTGACGGGCGAGATCACGCTGGAGCGCTGGGTGGAGATCACGTCGACCACCCCGGCCCGCATGTTCGGCCTCTACGGGCGCAAGGGCGTGATCGCGCCCGGCGCCGACGCCGACGTCGTCGTGTACGACCCGGCCGGGCATACGTCCCTCGGGTACGGCGCCACGCACCACATGAACATGGACCACTCCGCGTGGGAGGGGTTCGAGATCGACGGGCACGTCGACCTCGTGATGTCCCGCGGACGTGTCCTCGTTGACGCCGACGGCTACCACGGGCGACCCGGCCACGGGCGCTACCTGCGGCGCGACCTGTCGCAGTACCTGGTCTGA
- a CDS encoding TIGR03842 family LLM class F420-dependent oxidoreductase produces MDFGVVLQTNPPAWRTVDLARQAETHGFSHVWTFDSHLLWQEPFVIYSAILAATRKVVVGPMVTNPATRDWTVLASLFATLNEMYGNRTICGIGRGDSAVRTLNGRPSNLATLRESIEVIRELANDRPASVGGRTVRFPWSTGSALDVWVAAYGPLALRLTGEVGDGFILQLADPDITAWMVKAVRDSAEAAGRDPDTVTICVAAPAYVGDGSSPKERAHMREQCRWFGGMVGNHVADIVRRYGTDSAIPKALTDYVREREGYDYNEHGRAGSSHTTFVPDEIVERFCLLGSPHEHVERLRELEALGCDQFAVYLQHDNKEETLRQYGERVIPAMAEPVVATATTLALDAAATPTAATP; encoded by the coding sequence ATGGACTTCGGGGTCGTCCTGCAGACCAACCCGCCGGCGTGGCGGACCGTCGACCTGGCACGCCAGGCCGAGACCCACGGGTTCTCCCACGTGTGGACGTTCGACTCCCACCTGCTGTGGCAGGAGCCGTTCGTCATCTACTCCGCGATCCTCGCCGCGACGCGCAAGGTCGTCGTGGGGCCCATGGTCACCAACCCCGCCACGCGCGACTGGACCGTGCTGGCGTCCCTGTTCGCGACGCTCAACGAGATGTACGGCAACCGCACGATCTGCGGTATCGGCCGGGGTGACTCCGCGGTCCGGACGCTCAACGGCCGCCCGTCGAACCTCGCGACGCTGCGCGAGTCGATCGAGGTGATCCGCGAACTCGCCAACGACCGGCCCGCGAGCGTCGGTGGGCGGACCGTGCGGTTCCCGTGGTCGACGGGCTCCGCGCTCGACGTGTGGGTCGCCGCGTACGGCCCGCTCGCGCTCAGGCTCACCGGCGAGGTCGGGGACGGCTTCATCCTGCAGCTGGCCGACCCCGACATCACTGCGTGGATGGTCAAGGCCGTCCGCGACTCCGCCGAGGCGGCGGGGCGTGACCCCGACACCGTGACGATCTGCGTCGCCGCCCCCGCGTACGTGGGCGACGGGTCCTCGCCGAAGGAGCGGGCGCACATGCGCGAGCAGTGCCGCTGGTTCGGCGGCATGGTCGGCAACCACGTCGCCGACATCGTCCGCCGCTACGGCACGGACTCCGCGATCCCGAAGGCGCTCACCGACTACGTCCGGGAGCGCGAGGGGTACGACTACAACGAGCACGGGCGCGCGGGCAGCTCGCACACCACGTTCGTCCCCGACGAGATCGTCGAGCGCTTCTGCCTCCTGGGGTCCCCGCACGAGCACGTCGAGCGGCTGCGCGAGCTCGAGGCGCTCGGCTGCGACCAGTTCGCCGTCTACCTCCAGCACGACAACAAGGAGGAGACGCTGCGGCAGTACGGCGAGCGCGTCATCCCGGCGATGGCCGAGCCCGTCGTGGCGACAGCGACCACCCTGGCCCTCGACGCCGCGGCGACCCCGACGGCCGCCACGCCATGA
- a CDS encoding aspartate aminotransferase family protein yields the protein MAAPPHDDGLALDAETVALDRAHVFHSWSAQAHVAPFVVAGGAGSTVWDHAGHTYLDFSSQLVNTNIGHQHPRVVAAVREQAALLTTVAPSTANLTRGRAAEAILAHAPDRLTKVFFTNGGADANENAIRLARLHTGRDKVVSQYRSYHGNTGAAVVATGDWRRVPNEYARGHVHVFGPYLYRSEFWATSPEQECERALRHLERVVQCEGPDSVAAILLETVPGTAGVLVPPPGYLAGVRAIADRYGIVLVLDEVMAGFGRTGSWFAFDQHDVVPDLVTFAKGVNSGYVPAGGVLIGADIAATFDDRVFPGGLTYSGHPLAMAAIVAAIGAMEDEEVVENAAAVGRDVLAPGLAELAERQPLVGEVRGTGVFWAVELVSDRQARTPAPASVVGAVKAACLARGLLPFVVENRVHVVPPCVVTPDEARYGLSLLDEALTEATPT from the coding sequence ATGGCAGCACCCCCGCACGACGACGGCCTCGCGCTCGACGCCGAGACGGTCGCGCTCGACCGCGCGCACGTCTTCCACTCGTGGTCCGCGCAGGCGCACGTCGCACCGTTCGTCGTCGCGGGAGGTGCGGGGTCGACAGTGTGGGACCACGCGGGCCACACGTACCTGGACTTCTCGAGCCAGCTCGTCAACACGAACATCGGGCACCAGCACCCGCGGGTCGTCGCGGCGGTCCGCGAGCAGGCGGCGCTGCTGACGACCGTCGCGCCGTCGACGGCCAACCTCACGCGCGGCCGGGCCGCCGAGGCGATCCTGGCGCACGCACCCGACCGGCTCACCAAGGTGTTCTTCACCAACGGGGGCGCCGACGCCAACGAGAACGCCATCCGGCTGGCGCGGCTGCACACGGGCCGCGACAAGGTCGTGTCGCAGTACCGCTCGTACCACGGCAACACCGGCGCGGCCGTCGTCGCGACGGGCGACTGGCGGCGCGTGCCCAACGAGTACGCGCGCGGCCACGTGCACGTCTTCGGGCCCTACCTCTACCGCTCGGAGTTCTGGGCGACGAGCCCGGAGCAGGAGTGCGAGCGCGCCCTGCGGCACCTCGAGCGCGTCGTGCAGTGCGAGGGGCCGGACTCGGTCGCGGCGATCCTGCTCGAGACCGTGCCCGGGACCGCGGGCGTCCTGGTGCCACCACCCGGGTACCTGGCCGGCGTGCGCGCGATCGCCGACCGGTACGGGATCGTCCTGGTCCTCGACGAGGTCATGGCGGGGTTCGGACGCACCGGGTCGTGGTTCGCGTTCGACCAGCACGACGTGGTCCCCGACCTCGTGACCTTCGCCAAGGGCGTCAACTCCGGGTACGTGCCCGCCGGTGGGGTCCTCATCGGCGCGGACATCGCCGCGACGTTCGACGACCGCGTGTTCCCGGGCGGCCTGACGTACTCGGGGCACCCGCTGGCGATGGCCGCGATCGTCGCGGCGATCGGGGCGATGGAGGACGAGGAGGTCGTCGAGAACGCCGCCGCCGTGGGGCGCGACGTCCTGGCCCCGGGCCTCGCCGAGCTCGCGGAGCGGCAGCCGCTGGTGGGGGAGGTCCGCGGCACCGGCGTGTTCTGGGCCGTCGAGCTGGTGTCGGACCGGCAGGCGCGCACCCCCGCGCCGGCGTCCGTCGTCGGTGCGGTCAAGGCGGCGTGCCTCGCGCGCGGCCTGCTGCCGTTCGTCGTCGAGAACCGCGTGCACGTCGTACCGCCGTGCGTCGTGACGCCGGACGAGGCCCGCTACGGCCTGTCCCTGCTCGACGAGGCCCTCACCGAGGCCACCCCCACCTGA
- a CDS encoding SDR family oxidoreductase: MTPSSDRPRRALVTGASSGIGAATVRRLRADGWDVVATARRADRLEALAQETGADAFAADVTSDADVAALLAHVRATGGLDAVVNNAGGALGLDTVEDADLDGWRTMYELNVLGTLRVTQGVLPLLRERGAGDVLVVTSTAAHAPYPGGAGYTGVKHAERMLATTLRWELVGEPIRVIEIAPGNVATEEFSLVRFDGDAERAAKVYEGYQPLLADDVADTIAWSLSRPAHVNVDLMVVRPRAQANNTTIARTGV; the protein is encoded by the coding sequence ATGACCCCGTCGTCCGACCGTCCCCGCCGCGCGCTCGTCACCGGCGCGTCGTCCGGCATCGGCGCCGCCACGGTGCGCCGGCTGCGCGCCGACGGCTGGGACGTCGTCGCGACGGCCCGCCGCGCCGACCGGCTCGAGGCCCTCGCGCAGGAGACGGGCGCGGACGCGTTCGCCGCCGACGTGACCTCCGACGCCGACGTCGCGGCGCTGCTCGCGCACGTGCGGGCGACCGGCGGGCTGGACGCGGTGGTGAACAACGCGGGCGGCGCGCTCGGGCTCGACACCGTCGAGGACGCCGACCTCGACGGCTGGCGCACGATGTACGAGCTCAACGTGCTCGGCACCCTGCGCGTCACGCAGGGCGTGCTGCCCCTGCTGCGCGAGCGCGGCGCGGGCGACGTCCTCGTCGTCACGTCGACCGCCGCGCACGCGCCCTACCCGGGCGGCGCGGGCTACACGGGCGTCAAGCACGCCGAGCGGATGCTCGCGACGACGCTGCGGTGGGAGCTGGTCGGCGAGCCGATCCGCGTCATCGAGATCGCCCCCGGCAACGTCGCGACCGAGGAGTTCTCGCTCGTGCGCTTCGACGGGGACGCCGAGCGCGCGGCCAAGGTCTACGAGGGCTACCAGCCGCTGCTGGCCGACGACGTCGCCGACACGATCGCGTGGAGCCTGTCGCGCCCCGCCCACGTCAACGTCGACCTGATGGTGGTCCGGCCGCGCGCGCAGGCGAACAACACGACGATCGCGCGGACGGGGGTGTGA
- a CDS encoding ABC transporter ATP-binding protein encodes MPPADVSTTRALLRLVRWARPALPRVIAGGSATLVASLIALSVPQVLRGVVNGPLLTDGSRVAVVQAALLVLVLGVIEAVLVWARRALIATPGTGVERTMRIDLFRHLLDLPVASHDRWSGGQLLQRSMGDLHTVRRWMVFGLVQLVVSSTTVLVGGALMIVTSPLLGVVYLLGAVPVIWLGFRFRQHYKVVARRARDQAGDLATSVEESVHGIRVLKAFGRGDDALEDFVRLADELRGTELDKARAQSRMSFALAWIPETTLAVALGLGGWLAATDRVSVGALVAFFATAAVMTRPVESLGMLLAMTLDARAGTDRFFEVMDSVPALADPAQPVPLPPAPPGGTRVELRDVRFAHRAGSREVLRGVDLVLEPGETMALVGLTGSGKTTLLQLVPRLYDVTGGAVLVDGVDVRAVTRHDLRAAVAVAFEDPILFSASVRDNVLMGVPAERLATMSEADVDDVVRTALEVSRAAFVHRLPLGVHTVIGEEGLSLSGGQRQRIALARAIAGRPRVLVLDDPLSALDVATEADVTAGLRRVLATTTTLVVAHRTSTVALADRVAVLEDGRVTGVGRHADLLATHPHYRYVLTAECGDDQPVDLDETTHPVPEGVRR; translated from the coding sequence GTGCCCCCCGCCGACGTCTCCACGACGCGTGCCCTCCTGCGCCTCGTGCGCTGGGCGCGCCCCGCGCTGCCCCGGGTCATCGCCGGCGGCAGCGCGACGCTCGTCGCCAGCCTGATCGCGCTCTCCGTGCCGCAGGTGCTGCGCGGCGTCGTCAACGGCCCGCTGCTGACCGACGGCTCCCGCGTCGCTGTCGTGCAGGCGGCGCTCCTCGTCCTGGTCCTCGGGGTGATCGAGGCCGTCCTGGTGTGGGCGCGCCGCGCGCTCATCGCGACGCCCGGCACGGGCGTCGAGCGCACGATGCGGATCGACCTGTTCCGTCACCTGCTCGACCTGCCCGTCGCGTCCCACGACCGCTGGTCGGGCGGGCAGCTCCTGCAGCGCTCGATGGGCGACCTGCACACGGTGCGGCGGTGGATGGTCTTCGGGCTTGTGCAGCTGGTCGTGTCCTCGACGACCGTGCTGGTCGGCGGCGCGCTGATGATCGTGACCAGCCCGCTGCTGGGCGTCGTGTACCTGCTGGGTGCGGTGCCGGTGATCTGGCTCGGCTTCCGGTTCCGGCAGCACTACAAGGTCGTCGCGCGGCGCGCGCGGGACCAGGCCGGCGACCTCGCCACCAGCGTCGAGGAGTCCGTGCACGGCATCCGCGTGCTCAAGGCCTTCGGACGCGGGGACGACGCGCTCGAGGACTTCGTGCGGCTCGCGGACGAGCTGCGCGGGACCGAGCTCGACAAGGCGCGCGCGCAGTCGCGCATGTCCTTCGCGCTCGCGTGGATCCCCGAGACGACGCTCGCCGTCGCGCTCGGCCTCGGCGGTTGGCTCGCCGCGACCGACCGCGTGAGCGTCGGCGCGCTGGTCGCGTTCTTCGCGACGGCCGCCGTGATGACCCGACCCGTCGAGAGCCTGGGCATGCTGCTGGCGATGACGCTGGACGCCCGCGCCGGGACCGACCGCTTCTTCGAGGTGATGGACTCCGTCCCCGCGCTCGCCGACCCCGCGCAGCCGGTGCCCCTGCCGCCGGCGCCGCCCGGCGGTACGCGCGTCGAGCTGAGGGACGTCCGGTTCGCGCACCGCGCGGGGTCGCGCGAGGTGCTGCGCGGCGTCGACCTGGTGCTCGAGCCGGGGGAGACGATGGCGCTCGTCGGCCTGACGGGCAGCGGCAAGACGACGCTCCTGCAGCTCGTGCCGCGGCTGTACGACGTCACGGGCGGTGCGGTCCTCGTCGACGGGGTCGACGTGCGCGCCGTGACGCGCCACGACCTGCGCGCCGCGGTCGCGGTGGCCTTCGAGGACCCGATCCTGTTCTCGGCGTCGGTCCGCGACAACGTCCTGATGGGGGTACCCGCCGAGCGTCTCGCGACGATGAGCGAGGCGGACGTCGACGACGTCGTGCGGACCGCACTCGAGGTCTCGCGGGCGGCGTTCGTGCACCGCCTGCCGCTGGGGGTCCACACCGTCATCGGCGAGGAGGGGCTCAGCCTGTCCGGCGGGCAGCGGCAGCGCATCGCGCTCGCGCGCGCCATCGCCGGCCGTCCGCGCGTCCTCGTGCTCGACGACCCGCTCTCGGCCCTCGACGTCGCCACGGAGGCCGACGTCACCGCCGGACTGCGGCGCGTCCTGGCCACCACGACGACGCTGGTCGTCGCGCACCGGACGTCGACCGTGGCCCTGGCCGACCGGGTGGCGGTCCTCGAGGACGGGCGCGTCACCGGGGTCGGCCGCCACGCCGACCTGCTCGCGACGCACCCGCACTACCGGTACGTGCTCACCGCCGAGTGCGGGGACGACCAGCCGGTCGACCTCGACGAGACGACCCACCCGGTGCCCGAGGGGGTGCGTCGATGA